The DNA window TTATCTTGGCACGGAACCTAATAAAACCATAAGAATTAGTCGGTGTACCTTGTCCAGTCGCCGCAGGTAAGCTTGTTAGACTAGAATTTGTAACATTCACTACTACAGCCCCATTCGTATTACTTCCACAACTTGTAGGCGTAGATGAATCATTCGCTGTGTAAAAGGCTCCTCGATCTGAATCTGCGGCATTACTAAAATAAACAGTTGGTGTAGTAGAACCAACAGCCATTGCAATACCTTGGTTTCCGCCTGAAACACCATCATTAGGAGATAAACCATTAAATGCTGTAGAAATAAAAGTAGTGTTTCCTGGAACTAAATCACAGAATTTCACATTAGTAGCACTACCACTACCGTTAGAGAGGAAATAAATAGTGTACTCTACCTCATCTCCTGGCTTGACATCAGTAGCACTGATCTTGCCTCGCAAATAACCACTCGGCCACTTAGAATCATTATCATCAGTACCCGCACCATCTACACTATCGTTTAAATCGGTACTATTAATGCGGGTAATGCGTTTTACTAAAACTATCTTGGGACTACCATTATTATTAACACCGACGCTGGTGACTCTAGTACCCACATTATCCGTATCTCTAGTTGGTAGATAACTAGGACATCTGCTGCTGGCATCGGTGCTAATTGTTCTTTCCCAACAAGCACTGGTGTTGGTATCATTACCATTTCTGGTTAAGCTAATCGATTGAGCATCAGCAGCATTATCAATGTTTGATTGATAAGTACTGTCCCAAAGATTAAGAGAACTAGGCGGAGGTGTGCTAATTGCATTACCAGAACCATAAGCAACATAATCAATAATTTGATTCTGGCTATCGTACAACCAGACATCATCACCGCCGTTAGTCAGTCGAGTTGAAACCCCTAGCCAATCTTGAAACGCTGCATCTGAAGCTTGAGTGTTGGAGTTTTGAGAACCTATCCAAATAACGGCGTATTCTCCTGGTTTTAAAGTTGTCCCATTGGGAAATGTGTAATTAAAGCTATTTGCTGTAGTCTCAACACTATTAACAATGAGATTACCATCTGCTAATTTGAAACCACTTAAATCAACAGTTGAAGAGGAAGCATTATAAAGTTCGATAAACTCATCGTTTGTACTAGCACTGCTACCTGATCCTGTTTCGTTATATAACACTTCATTAATAATAATTTTACCGGCTTGAGGCGAGACTTGATAAACATCAAAGCCAAAGTTTTGATTGGTGATTGCGCTTCCAGAAACAGTAACTGCTAGGTCATTAGGTGTACCCAAAGAAAATCCTACAGGAATGTTGCTATTGGCCGTATCAACTTGAATTTTATAACTACCATCTACCACACCAGTAAAGCTGTAAGTTCCATCTGCTTTTGTGCTAGTTACAGTGACAACAGAGTTATCACTAGCTTTGAGTAGTTTGACATTAATCCCAGCAGGTAAAGTTGGTTCGCCAGTATCAAAATCATCCCCGCGATCGCTATCTTGATATAAAGTACCTGAGATAGTTGCACCAAAGTCAACAATAGTTAATTGAGCGTTTGCAGCATTACTAGGAAAATATGTCCACAAATCAAGTCCCTTAGTATCCCCAAAAGAACCGTTACATTTGCTTCCAGCATTACCAGCGTTCCCCGACTGACCAAATTTTCTATCATTGTTTGTACTGTCAAACCCAGAAATAGGATTACTAAAAGCTGGGTTTGGTGGATTAATACCACAGAGTACTGTACCTGGTATACCAACATTTGTACCACCAACAGTGGTATATCCTCGGTCGTCATAAAATGCTTGGGTCAAACTGCCCAAACGAAGAGGCCCAGGTGGATTTAACAGCCTAAGAGTAGGGCCACCAGAAAAATTATTCTCTGCATCTAGTAAGGGAAAATGATATTCACCTCCATGAATTTTCACTTGGGCTTGATAGCCAGTACCTATAGGAAAATTATCCCCGCTATTATCTTTACCGTTCCAAGTAACAGACTGTGAACCAGAGCTAATCATTACCCCCCTCAGTACACGGTTTTGACTGTTAGTAGGGTCAAAATTTACCCCGTCCCGACTGATAATGATTTCGTAGTTACCCGGTACGTTGGTATTAAAAGAGAAAGTACCACCTGTGCCTAGAGAACTGGTATTTCCTGCCAGTGTACCTGTAAAGCTTAAACTATCTACGCTGGGGTCGGTTGGGATGGCAGGAATACCAGTACCATCAAATGTGCCATCGGCTCGGTAGCGATCAAGATATGAAAGTACCGTATCATTTGATAACTGATTAAAAAATGTAGGGAATTGAGGACGAGATAAGTTAGTACCACCTTCTCTCGTTGTCAGTACACTCTCTTGTGCAAGAATATTGTGATAAAGTGGCGTTTTCCCATCACTATCATAAAATCCTATTTGATTACCATAAAGTAAAAACCCATCTGGATCTGTACCTCTCAGTTCTATTTTGTAGCGGTAGCCATCTGTAGTGACTGGATAGACTGGGAAATTGAGAGTTCTGCCGTTACCACCCGTAAATAAAGCAAGATAGTAAGTAAATAATCTGGCGTTTATGTCTGTTGTAGAGTTTTGGTCACTACTGCGTACAGTGACATCCCATGCAGCAACAGTGCTTCCCTGACTAGCGTTAAAATTACTGCCACTGCTCAAGTTAATCTGACCAGTAGGAGCATTATTGGATATGTTATCTCCCACGGGGCCGTAAAATATGATGTCGTATATTCCGGTGGATGGTGCTTGGTAGTAGCAGGGCGTATATCCAGTTGTATTACCTGTACCAGAAATAGATTTAGGGCCTGCTAATTCCTGGGTACGAGATGAGATAAAACCCTGTCCTGTTTGAGTAGAACATTTAAAATCTGGTGTTGAGGGAATAGTTTCGCTCCCAATACTACCAGTGACATTGTTTCCTGGTTGAAAAACGACAATATCGCCATTATTCACTCTGACAGCACTAGAGCCTAAAAGAATGTATTCGTCTTTTTCGGCGTAGACCTTTAGGATGGTTCGTCGCTTAATTAGTCCCCCCCATAAATCAGTACGCCACTCTAGGTTAGCTCGATTACCCGTAGCACCACTGGGATACAGTGTACGGCTACCTTCCGCCTGAACAGGTTGTATCCACAGACCCAGAGCGCACAGTGAAACAGCCAAGTTCCCTAGTGATGTTCTACAACGATTAAAAGAAATTTTTTTAGTTGCTAAATATTGCTTGCTAAGTAATAAATTTCTGATCATAGTGGTTTTTCATATCTGGGAATGATCGAGACGTGTAGTTTCGCGTCTCTAAATTGATTTGCTTGGGACAATTAATAAAAATGATGTCGTGGATATTGCTAAATATAATTACATAAGGCTTATTGTATTTTTAATTAAAATTCCTGAGAGTTTTTACTTAAAAATTTCGAGTTATTTTACTAATTACGGATAGTATGATTTGACTAGTGTTAACATGCCCAAAAAATGGGAGCGATCGCTTATCCAACAGAAACAAAATCCAAATATCAGCCGCTTCATTGTGACTTACTAAACGACTAGATCGTAAGCAGTATTTTTACTGAGAATTATGTCAAATCATGGTTATTAAAATCCGCAAAACTTCTATTATCTAGAGAGCCAACAATGTCAAGTTTCTAACGCTGTGGTGGGGGGATTTTCTGCTGTCCAAAACCTTCAAATAATTCGTTGAGTTTCAAAGTTAAACCCAAATAAGGGCCGCCAGCAGAACGCACGCCGGAAAAATCTCGGTCATCAACTCTGCCAAAAGCATATCCAGCAGCTAAACGCAGGTTAGGCGACAAATAATAACCAGTTTCGACAACAAAGCCTGTTTCACTATAATTACCTTGCCCAATCCAACGCGCTTCTCCTACTAAATCCATCTTGTATCCCAAGCGGTAAGTAGCTCGCAATTGCCCCAAATTCACGCTACTAGTCCCGACTAAATCGTTAGCTAAGTAAGATGTACTGTTCCGCAAAGCATATTTACCGTAAAATTCCCATTGCCAATTGGGTGCATAAATAGCTTCTAGGGCAAAAGTATGGTCTGTAGAGCCTGTACCACTACCTAACAAAATCGTGTCAGGAATCACGGCTGGATTTTCTCTGTATTCATAGCGTAGCAAAGCATTAAATTGATCATTGCTGGG is part of the Aulosira sp. FACHB-615 genome and encodes:
- a CDS encoding lamin tail domain-containing protein, with the translated sequence MIRNLLLSKQYLATKKISFNRCRTSLGNLAVSLCALGLWIQPVQAEGSRTLYPSGATGNRANLEWRTDLWGGLIKRRTILKVYAEKDEYILLGSSAVRVNNGDIVVFQPGNNVTGSIGSETIPSTPDFKCSTQTGQGFISSRTQELAGPKSISGTGNTTGYTPCYYQAPSTGIYDIIFYGPVGDNISNNAPTGQINLSSGSNFNASQGSTVAAWDVTVRSSDQNSTTDINARLFTYYLALFTGGNGRTLNFPVYPVTTDGYRYKIELRGTDPDGFLLYGNQIGFYDSDGKTPLYHNILAQESVLTTREGGTNLSRPQFPTFFNQLSNDTVLSYLDRYRADGTFDGTGIPAIPTDPSVDSLSFTGTLAGNTSSLGTGGTFSFNTNVPGNYEIIISRDGVNFDPTNSQNRVLRGVMISSGSQSVTWNGKDNSGDNFPIGTGYQAQVKIHGGEYHFPLLDAENNFSGGPTLRLLNPPGPLRLGSLTQAFYDDRGYTTVGGTNVGIPGTVLCGINPPNPAFSNPISGFDSTNNDRKFGQSGNAGNAGSKCNGSFGDTKGLDLWTYFPSNAANAQLTIVDFGATISGTLYQDSDRGDDFDTGEPTLPAGINVKLLKASDNSVVTVTSTKADGTYSFTGVVDGSYKIQVDTANSNIPVGFSLGTPNDLAVTVSGSAITNQNFGFDVYQVSPQAGKIIINEVLYNETGSGSSASTNDEFIELYNASSSTVDLSGFKLADGNLIVNSVETTANSFNYTFPNGTTLKPGEYAVIWIGSQNSNTQASDAAFQDWLGVSTRLTNGGDDVWLYDSQNQIIDYVAYGSGNAISTPPPSSLNLWDSTYQSNIDNAADAQSISLTRNGNDTNTSACWERTISTDASSRCPSYLPTRDTDNVGTRVTSVGVNNNGSPKIVLVKRITRINSTDLNDSVDGAGTDDNDSKWPSGYLRGKISATDVKPGDEVEYTIYFLSNGSGSATNVKFCDLVPGNTTFISTAFNGLSPNDGVSGGNQGIAMAVGSTTPTVYFSNAADSDRGAFYTANDSSTPTSCGSNTNGAVVVNVTNSSLTSLPAATGQGTPTNSYGFIRFRAKIN